The following proteins come from a genomic window of Ictalurus furcatus strain D&B chromosome 26, Billie_1.0, whole genome shotgun sequence:
- the LOC128602201 gene encoding cell surface A33 antigen, with protein MILTIYSLIAVIHLTSSLTVDIPLPSYEFARGGNGTIPCNFKPQQPDNPSIIISWTAHPDNPADSDIDILTYYHFSSAADNLDVNDGYTNRASLQVDIVKGWANLILSSLTSKDSRGYQCDVKIPKDTQGKQSDTTTVVVLVAPSKPICAVQGKAEFYQNINLTCRSEEGMPAPAYKWQSYDVNNNPRQNPPKATDVNGVLSLYNISSETSGYYICTSTNKIGSASCNLTLAVMPYSMNIGSTAGIIGGCLVVLLLLIVVIVCCCRRCRKKDMSEEYAIGSAEDGEYTDKEPQELEAHQDKRLKSKADGNDEHDDRYDDRLDRDDRQGRPVNRQYDADRYDDRRSDYDDGRSDRYDDRRSDRYDDRRSDRYDDRRNDYDDRRSDRYDDRRDRYGHPDDRSRSPNVPANKPTRG; from the exons ATGATTCTAACTATTTATTCGCTTATTGCGG TGATCCACCTGACCTCATCTTTAACTGTTGACATCCCACTCCCATCTTATGAATTTGCCCGTGGGGGCAACGGCACTATACCATGCAACTTCAAACCCCAACAACCAGACAACCCATCAATCATCATCTCATGGACTGCACATCCAGATAATCCTGCAGATTCTGAT ATTGACATCCTCACATATTACCACTTCTCAAGTGCAGCGGATAATCTGGACGTCAATGATGGATATACTAACCGAGCTTCACTTCAGGTAGACATTGTTAAAGGATGGGCGAACTTGATACTCAGTTCTCTAACATCGAAGGACAGTAGAGGGTATCAGTGCGATGTTAAAATTCCTAAGGACACCCAAGGAAAACAATCAGATACCACTACTGTTGTGGTTTTGG TGGCTCCTTCCAAACCCATCTGCGCTGTTCAGGGAAAAGCAGAGTTTTACCAGAACATCAACCTGACCTGTCGTTCAGAGGAGGGCATGCCAGCACCGGCGTACAAATGGCAAAGCTATGATGTCAATAATAATCCCCGTCAGAATCCACCCAAGGCCACTGATG TGAATGGAGTTTTGTCACTTTACAATATTTCCTCGGAGACCAGTGGTTATTATATCTGCACGTCTACCAATAAAATTGGCAGTGCATCCTGTAATCTGACTTTGGCCGTCATGCCat ACTCCATGAACATTGGATCCACAGCAGGAATAATTGGAGGCTGTCTAGTTGTTCTCCTCCTCCTGATCGTCGTCATTGTCTGCTGCTGCCGCCGATGCCGGAAAAAGGACATGTCTGAGGAGTACGCCATAGG ATCAGCAGAGGATGGCGAGTACACAGATAAAGAGCCACAGGAACTTGAAGCGCACCAAGACAAACGTCTCAAGAGCAAAGCTGACGGAAACGACGAACACGATGATCGCTATGATGACCGGCTAGACCGTGATGATCGACAGGGGCGGCCAGTTAACCGTCAATATGATGCTGATCGTTATGATGACCGTCGAAGTGACTACGACGACGGACGAAGTGACCGTTATGATGACAGACGAAGTGACCGTTATGATGACAGACGAAGTGACCGCTATGATGACCGCCGAAATGACTATGATGACAGACGAAGTGATCGATATGATGACCGCCGAGACCGTTATGGCCACCCTGATGACCGCAGTAGATCTCCAAATGTTCCCGCTAATAAGCCAACTAGAGGCTAA